In Akkermansia muciniphila, one DNA window encodes the following:
- a CDS encoding carbohydrate porin — MRHVILPSACAVAVAASCHPVLAQQAAPAAAAPAYLNTERGLRVKTLEGREISPSLMKGMRPEEQITRRTPGVPTRPSVLLQHEGRPSAPGMEWFAARPLKMMPYLDSSYVFGNTCAEPDAWIREDMISTGAQKLKTALSRYGITYSAQFGFNYTGLTGGGLNGKTDFPSYNGSLLTNITIFRNHSTGSGLYLASEFDFGNGFDFNEGSQGPQTTLGSLQNPTSSFQGPHPHLSNLSLAWVGAGGKLLLMAGQLDTTNYMDHNAYANSHNNNLTNSVFGNNPVLPLTDNSLGFHFAWQPTTSFYVMGATAANNMTQNHNPFRNLNSDNWTNVLEFGYIAEDFCNMGPGVYRLQPFFTTSNGENGGGVAVNFQQQLGRGSHLGWFFRGGWASDDAATLTGVRCAATTGLVLLSPFRGKGASNDGYLGLGLLWQQGAKKNGPYVNRNEYGIELTYVAQVTPTMTLQPDIQLVKNPVNGRRGQTAVVFQIQNVWSW, encoded by the coding sequence ATGAGACATGTCATTCTTCCTTCCGCGTGCGCTGTCGCCGTCGCGGCCTCCTGCCACCCCGTCCTCGCCCAACAGGCGGCTCCCGCCGCGGCTGCCCCTGCCTACCTGAACACGGAACGCGGCCTGCGCGTGAAAACCCTGGAAGGCAGGGAAATAAGCCCCAGCCTGATGAAAGGAATGCGCCCGGAAGAACAAATCACCAGGAGGACGCCCGGCGTCCCCACCAGGCCCAGCGTGCTGCTCCAGCATGAGGGCAGGCCCTCCGCCCCCGGCATGGAATGGTTTGCGGCCAGGCCGCTCAAGATGATGCCGTATCTGGACAGTTCCTACGTCTTCGGCAATACCTGCGCGGAACCGGACGCCTGGATACGGGAAGACATGATTTCCACCGGAGCGCAGAAGCTCAAAACCGCCCTTTCCAGGTACGGCATCACTTATTCCGCCCAGTTCGGATTCAATTACACGGGGCTGACGGGCGGCGGCCTGAACGGAAAAACGGATTTCCCCTCCTACAATGGCTCCCTGCTGACCAATATCACCATCTTCCGCAATCATTCCACGGGCAGCGGCCTGTACCTGGCCTCCGAATTCGATTTCGGCAACGGCTTTGACTTCAATGAAGGCAGCCAGGGCCCCCAAACCACGCTGGGTTCCCTCCAGAACCCCACCAGTTCCTTCCAGGGCCCGCACCCCCACCTGAGCAATCTGAGCCTGGCATGGGTGGGCGCGGGGGGAAAGCTCCTGCTGATGGCGGGGCAGCTGGACACCACCAACTACATGGACCACAACGCCTACGCCAATTCCCACAACAATAACCTCACCAACAGCGTTTTCGGCAATAATCCCGTACTCCCCCTGACGGATAATTCCCTGGGGTTCCATTTCGCGTGGCAGCCCACTACCTCCTTTTACGTGATGGGCGCCACCGCCGCCAATAACATGACCCAGAATCACAATCCTTTCCGGAACCTGAATTCCGACAACTGGACGAACGTGCTTGAATTCGGCTACATCGCGGAAGATTTCTGCAACATGGGCCCCGGCGTGTACCGCCTCCAGCCCTTTTTCACCACCAGCAACGGAGAAAACGGGGGCGGCGTGGCCGTGAACTTCCAGCAGCAGCTGGGCCGCGGCAGCCACCTGGGGTGGTTCTTCCGCGGCGGCTGGGCAAGCGATGACGCCGCCACGCTGACCGGCGTGCGCTGCGCGGCCACCACGGGGCTGGTGCTTCTCTCCCCCTTCCGGGGAAAAGGCGCTTCCAATGACGGCTACCTGGGCCTCGGCCTCCTCTGGCAGCAGGGGGCCAAAAAGAACGGCCCGTACGTGAACAGGAATGAATACGGCATTGAATTGACGTACGTGGCCCAGGTGACGCCCACCATGACGCTCCAGCCTGATATTCAGCTTGTCAAGAATCCCGTCAATGGCCGCCGGGGGCAAACGGCGGTGGTTTTCCAGATCCAGAACGTCTGGTCCTGGTAA